In Isoptericola variabilis 225, the genomic window ACGAAGGACTACGTCTCATGAACGTCATCGCCGGAGTCCGGGACTTCGCCACCCGGCACCTGCGCGAGAGCGGGATTTTCGTCGCGTTCGTCGCGATCGTCGTCCTGTTCGCCGCGCTCAACCCCAACTTCCTGAGCCCGAACAACCTGACGAACATCGTTCTGCAGTACTCCTACATCCTGATCCTCGCGATCGGGATGGTGATGATCATCGTCGCGGGGCAGATCGACCTGTCCGTCGGATCGGTCGTCGCGCTCACCGGAGCCGTGAGCGCCGTCGTCGTGATCCGCGAGGGCATGCCGTGGTACGTCGGCGTGCTCGCCGCGCTCGTCGTCGGCCTCCTGGTCGGCGTCTGGCAGGGCTTCTGGGTCGCGTTCGTCGGCATCCCGGGCTTCATCGTGACCCTGGCGGGCATGCTGCTCTTCCGCGGCCTGACCTACCGGGTGCTCGACAACGTCTCGCTCTCGCCGTTCGGCGGCACCTACTACAACATCGCCAACGGGTTCCAGAACGGCCTGCTCGGCGGGTACGGCGTCGACGTCTTCACGCTCGTCATCTTCGCGATCGGCGTGGCCGGCTACGCGTGGAGCCAGTGGCGCACGCGCCGCGGCCGCATCGCCTACCAGCAGCCGGTCGAGTCGATGCCGCTGTTCGTGCTCAAGATCGCCGTCGTCGCGGCCGTCGTCATGTGGTTCGGCTACCAGCTCGCCCAGAGCCGCGGCCTGCCGAACGTGCTCATCCTGCTCGCCATCCTCGTCATCGTGTACGGGCTGGTCACGCAGAAGTCGGTGTTCGGCCGGCACGTCTACGCCGTCGGTGGCAACCGGCACGCGGCCGAGCTCTCGGGCGTCAAGGTCCGGCGGGTCAACTTCTGGATCTTCGTGAACATGGGCTTCCTCGCCTCGGTGGCCGGCATCGTGTTCTCGTCCCGCATGAACGGCGCGCAGCCGGGCGCGGGCAACATGTTCGAGCTCGACGCGATCGCGGCCTGCTTCATCGGCGGCGCCTCGACCACGGGCGGTGTCGGCCGCGTCGGCGGCGCCATGATCGGTGGTCTGATCATGGCGGTCATGTCGAACGGCATGCAGCTCATGGGCGTGCCCCAGTCGATCCAGCAGGTGGTCAAGGGCCTCGTGCTCCTGCTCGCCGTCGCGTTCGACATCTACAACAAGCGCCGCGCCGCCGCGCTGCGCTGAACCACGTCCACGACGCGCGGGCGGGCGGCATGTCGCCCGTCCGCGCGTCGTGCTCCTAGGATTCCCGCGTGAGAGGACGGCTGCCCGTGTCCGGCTCGCAGTCCTCCCTGCGCGAGGCCAACCGGGCCCGCGTGGTCGACGCCGTCAAGCGGCACGGCGGCCTGACCCAGGTCGAGCTGACCGGCGCCACGGGGCTGTCGGCCGCGACCGTCTCGACCATCGTCAAGGAGCTCGTGACGGCGGGCATGGTCGAGGTGCGCCCCGCCGTCCGCTCGGGCCGCCGGGCCCAGCTCGTGACGCTGTCGCACCGCGTCGGCCTCGTGGCGGGCGTCGTCGTGGGCTACCGGCACATGCGCGTCGCGATCGCCGACGTCACGCACGAGGTCGTCGCCGAGCAGACCCTGCCGCTTCCTGCCGACCACCGGTGCGACACGAGCCTCGACCGTGCCGCGCTGCTCGTGGTCGACCTGCTCGAGCGCGTGGGCGTGGACCTCGACGAGCTCCTCGCGATCGGGCTGGGCATCCCGGCGTCCGTCGACGTGTCGACGGGGCTCATCACGGTGCGCGGTGTGCTGCGCGGCTGGGACGGCGTGCCGATCGCGCAGGTGCTCGAGAAGCGCCTCGCGCGGCCCGTGTTCGTCGACAACGACGCCAACCTCGGCGCGCTCGCCGAGAGCACGGTCGGCGCCGCGCGCGAGTACCACCACGCGCTCTACGTGCGCGCGTCCCACGGTGTGGGCGCGGGCGTGATCATCGGCGGCAGGCTGCACCGCGGGCCGGGCGGCACCGCCGGCGAGATCGGCCACGTGCAGGTCGAGCCTGCCGGCCGCATCTGCGTGTGCGGCAGCCGCGGGTGCCTCGACACCGTCGTCGGGATCCCCGCCCTGCTCGAGCCGCTGCGCACCAGCCACGGCAACCTCACGCTGCGTGACGTCGTCACGCTCGCCAACGACGACGACCCGGGCTGCCGCGAGATCGTCGCCGACGCCGGCGCGACGGTCGGCGCGGTCGTCGCCAACCTCGCCACGGTCATGGGTCCTGAGTGCGTCGTCGTGGGCGGCGAGCTCGCCGAGACGGGGGAGACGTTCCTCGGCCCGGTGCGCGAGGCGATCCGACGGCGTACCCTGCTCAACCAGCTCACGCCGCTCGACGTCGTGCCCGCCGAGCTCGGGGCGCGCGCCGAGCTCATGGGCGCGATCGTGCTCGCGCTCCAGTCCACCGACGTCTTCGAGAACGCCGACGACGGCACGCAGAAGGGGAGCCTGTGACGCCCGGACGGACGCCGCTGCTCGCGCTGCGGCAGATCAGCAAGTACTTCGGTGCCGTCGAGGCCCTCGTCGGCGTCGACCTCGAGGTGCACGCGCACGAGGTCGTGGCGCTCGTCGGTGACAACGGCGCGGGCAAGTCGACGCTGGCCAAGATCGTCGCCGGGGTGCTCCAGCCGGACTCGGGGATGATCGAGATCGACGGCACGCCGGTCACGCTGTCGTCCGCGTCGGCCGCCAACCGGATGGGCGTCGCGAGCGTGTTCCAGGACCTCGCGCTGTGCGAGAACCTCGACGTGACCGCGAACGTCTTCCTCGGCCAGGAGGTCCGCAACCGGGTCGGCATGCTCGCCGAGGGCGAGATGGAGACCGAGACCCGCTCGCTCCTGCGCCACCTCACCGTGCGGATCCCGTCGGTGCGCACCCCGCTGCGCAACCTCTCGGGCGGTCAGCGCCAGGCCGTCGCGATCGCGCGCACGCTCATCGGCGACCCGCGCATCGTGGTGCTCGACGAGCCGACCGCCGCGCTGTCCGTCGCCCAGACCGCCGAGGTGCTCACGCACATCGAGCGGCTGCGCGAGATGGGCCTCGGCGTCATCCTCATCAGCCACAACCTCACCGACGTGCGCGCCGTCTCGGACCGCATCGAGGTGCTGCGGCACGGGCGCAACAACGGCGCGTTCAGCGCCGACGCGAGCCAGGAGGAGATCCTCGGCGCAATCACGGGCGCCCGCTCGCCCTCGCTCTGACCGGGCACCTGCCGCGGCGTCGGCTCAGCGGAAGACGACGGTGCGGTGGCCGTCGAGCAGCACGCGGTGCTCGGCGTGCCAGCGCACGGCGCGCGCGAGCGTGCGGCGCTCGACGTCCTCGCCCAGCGCGACGAGGTCCGCGACCGCGTGCGAGTGGTCGACGCGCTCGACGTCCTGCTCGATGATCGGGCCCTCGTCGAGGTCGCCCGTGACGTAGTGCGACGTCGCACCGATGAGCTTGACGCCGCGGTCGTGCGCCTGCGCGTACGGGCGCGCGCCCTTGAACGAGGGCAGGAACGAGTGGTGGATGTTGATGACCCGGCCCGCCAGGTCGCGGCACAGGTCGTCGGACAGGATCTGCATGTACCGCGCGAGCACGACGAGCTCGACGTCGAGCTCGTCGACGAGGTCGCGCAGCCTCGACTCGGCGACGGCCTTGGTGTCGGGGGTGACCGGGATGTGGTGGAACGGCTTGCCGTAGAAGGCCGCGAGGTCCTGCAGGTCGCGGTGGTTGCCGGCGACGCCGACGACGTCGATCGGCATGTCCTGGTACCGCTCGCGGTAGAGCAGGTCGACCAGGCAGTGCGCCGCCCTGCTCACGAGGATCAGCGTGCGCATGGGACGGCCGACGACGTCGAGCGACCACGTCATGCCGAACTCCGCTGCGACCGGACCGAGCGCGGCCTCCAGCTCGGCGCGCCCCGCCGTCGTCGCGACCTGGACCCTCATGAAGAACAGGCCTGAGGCCGGGTCCCCGAACTGCTGGGACTCGGTGATGTTCCCGTCGTGCGCGGCGAGCATGCCGGCGACGGCGTGCACGATCCCCGGGCGGTCGGGGCACGACAGCGCCAGGACCCACTCGGTGGCGGGTTGGGCGGGCGCGTCGCGGTCGTCGGGGACGGCGGGCTCGGTCGTGGTCACGGACCCCATTGTCGCCGACGGTCTGACACGATGGGCCCATGAGCGACGCCACCGCCGACGCCGGCGCCACCCGTATCGCACTCGTCGAGGATGAGCACGCAGGCGAGCTGCTCACGCTGCGCCGCGCCGCGTTCGTCAGCGAGGCCCAGCTGTACGACGACCCGCACATCCCGCCGCTGACCCAGACGCTGCACGAGCTGCGCGAGGACATGGCGCGCGAGGACGTCGTCACCGTCGGGGCGTGGGAGGGGCACCGGCTCGTCGGGTCGATCCGGGTCGAGCTCGAGGGCTCCAAGGCGACGCTCGGGCGGCTCGCCGTCGCGCCCGACCAGCAGGGCAAGGGCATCGGCACGTCGCTGCTCTTCGCGGTGCTGCCGTACCTGCCCGAGGAGGTCACCGAGATCTGGGTCTTCACGGGCAAGGACTCCAAGCAGAACCTCGCGATGTACACCAAGCACGGGTACGAGGAGCAGTTCGACCAGGCGGCCGGCGAGCTCACGTACACGTACCTGCGCCGCGTGCTCGGGGAGCTCGACCGCCGTCGTGGTGAGGCCGGCGCCGCCGACGCCGACGTCACGGCCGGCGACGCCTCCGCGCGCTCGGCGGGATGAGCGGTCCGGCGGCCCCCGGACGCGCGGCGGCCCGGGTCCGCCGGCCGTCGATGGCCGACGTCGCGGCCGTCGCGGGCGTGTCCCACCAGACGGTCTCGCGCGTGCTCAACGCCCACCCGAGCGTGCGCGGGGAGACGCGCGAGCGTGTCCTGCAGGCGATCGAGTCCCTCGGCTACCGGCGCAACAGCGCGGCGCGCGCGCTCGCGACGGCGCGCTCGGCGACGCTCGGCGTCGTGACGACCGGCTCGGCGCTGTTCGGCCCGACGAGCACGCTCGTGGCGGTCGAGGGCGCCGCCCGCGACGAGGGCTACTTCGTCTCCGTGGCGACCCTGCGCACCTACGACGCGGCGGCGATGCACGAGGCGCTCGAGCACTTCATGGCCCAGGGCGTCGAGGGCATCGTCGTCATCGCGCCGCAGGACGACGTCGCCGCGGCGGTCGAGTCGTTCCGCGCGCCCGTGCCCGTCGTTGTCGTCGCGGCGCTCGAGGACGCCGAGTCGGCGCCCGGCGGTCCCGCGACCCTGTCCCTCGCGGTCGACCAGCGCTCCGGCGCGCGCCTCGCGACCGACCACCTGCTCGACCTGGGCCACCACGACGTCGTGCACGTGGCCGGTCCGCAGGACTGGTTCGACGCGCGCGAGCGCGCCGCCGGCTGGCGCGAGGCCCTCGAGGCGCGCGGCGTCACGCCGACGCGCCCGCGCGTGTGCAGCTGGTCGGCCGACGACGGGTACGCCGCGGGCCGGGACCTCGCCGAGGCCGTCGGCGCGGGGGAGGGGCCGACGGCGGTGCTCGCCGGCAACGACCAGCTCGCCCTCGGCATCCTGCGCGCCCTGTGGGAGCGGGGGCTCGACGTGCCCGGGGACGTCTCGGTCGTGGGGTTCGACGACGTCGCGGGCGCCGCGTACTTCGTCCCGCCGCTGACGACCGTGCGTCAACCGTTCGCGCGGCTCGGCGCTCGCGCCGTCGCGATGGTGCTCGCCGCGCTGGCGGGCGGCGACGTCCCGCCGGAGCGCATCGCGCCCGAGCTCGTGGTGCGGTCGAGCACCGGGGCGCCGTGCTCGGGCTGAGGGCCCCGGACGCGGTAGCGTGACCGTCGGCCGACGACGTCCGACGGACGTCTCGTCCGCGACTAGGACCTGGCGCATGTGAGCGCTAACATCAACTTGACGCACACACGAACGCCCGCGGCGCAGCCGGGCGAGGACGGAGCAGCTCGCGATGGTGCAGCAGGACGCGGCCGCAGACCTTCGGGCGGCCATCACCGAGGGTCGGACGGCGCTCGGCATCGAGCTGGGGTCGACCCGGATCAAGGCCTGCCTGATCGGCCCGGACCACGCGCCGGTCGCGACCGGCAGCCACGACTGGGAGAACCAGCTCGTCGACGGCCGGTGGACCTACTCGCTCGACGCCGTCTGGGCCGGGCTCCAGGAGGCGTACGCCGACCTCGTGGCCGACGTCGAGCAGCGGTACGGCGTGCGGCCGACGACGTTCGGCGCGATGGGCGTCTCCGCGATGATGCACGGCTACCTCGCGTTCGACGCCGCCGACGAGCTCCTCGTCCCGTTCCGCACCTGGCGCAACACGAGCACGGGCCCGGCGGCGGCCGAGCTCACCGAGCTGTTCGGGTACAACATCCCGCTGCGCTGGTCCGTCGCGCACCTGTACCAGGCGATCCTCGACGACGAGCCGCACGTGCCCGACGTCGCGCACCTGACGACGCTCGCGGGCTACGTCCACTGGCGCCTGACCGGGCGCAAGGTCCTCGGCGTGGGCGACGCCTCGGGCGTGTTCCCCGTCGACCCCGCGACGAAGCAGTACGACGCGCGCATGCTCGCGAAGCTCGACGAGCTCGTCGCCGCCCGCCGGCCGGGCCTGGCGGTCGCCGAGCTCCTGCCCGAGGTGCTCGTCGCCGGCCAGGAGGCCGGCCGCCTGACCCCCGAGGGGGCCACCCTCCTCGACCCGAGCGGCACACTGCAGGCCGGCGTGCCGCTCTGCCCGCCCGAGGGCGACGCGGGCACCGGCATGGTCGCGACGAACTCGGTCGCGCCGCGCACCGGCAACATCAGCGCGGGCACCTCGATCTTCGCGATGGTCGTGCTCGAGCGTCCGCTCGCGCGCGTCCACCACGAGCTCGACCTCGTCACGACGCCGGCGGGCGACCTCGTGGCGATGGTCCACTGCAACAACGGCGCGAGCGAGCTGGGCGCGTGGGCCGAGATGTTCGGCGAGTTCGCCCGGGCGCTCGGCGGCCCCGCGACGGCCGACGACGTCTTCGGCGCGCTGTTCCGCGCCGCGCTCGAGGGCGAGACCGACGGCGGCGGGCTCCTCGCGTACAACTACCTCGCGGGCGAGCCCATCACCGGCCTCGACGCCGGACGGCCGCTGGTCGTCCGTACGCCCGGCAGCCGCCTGACGCTCGCCAACTTCATGCGCACCCAGATCTACGGCGCCTTCGGCACGCTCGCGCTCGGCATGCGCGTGCTCGCGGAGGAGGGCGTCGCGATCGACGCGCTCTTCGCCCACGGCGGCATCTTCAAGACCGCCGGCGTCGCGCAGCGCCTGCTCGCCGCGGCGGTCGGCGCGCCCGTCGCCGTCGGCGAGACCGCGAGCGAGGGCGGGGCGTGGGGCATCGCGGTGCTCGCCGCCTACATGCGCGCCGCGACCGCCGACGGCGACCCGGGCCTGGGCACCTACCTCGACGAGCGCGTCTTCTCCGGTGCCGCGCTCGACGTCGTCGAGCCCGACGCCGACGACGTCGCGGGCTTCGCTGCCTACCTCGAGCGCTACGAGGCCGGCCTCGCCGTCGAGCGCGCCGCCGTCGAGGCCATCCCCACCGGAACGAACGGAGCCGATGCATGAGCACCCCTCGCCCCACCGAGGTCCCCGCCCACCTGCGCGAGGCGGTCGACGCCGCCAAGGAGCGCGTGGCCGCGCTGCACGCCGAGCTGCCCCGCTGGGAGCTCGTCGTGTGGACCGCGGGCAACGTGTCCGAGCGCGTCCGCGACGACCAGGGCCACGACCTGCTGGTCATCAAGCCGTCCGGCGTCTCGTACGACGACATCACGCCCGACGCCATGGTCGTGTGCGACCTCGACGGCAACCTCGTCGAGGGCGAGCGCGCGCCGTCGTCGGACACCGCCGCGCACGCCTACGTCTACGCGCACATGCCCGAGGTCGGCGGCGTCGTGCACACGCACTCGACGTACGCGACGGCGTGGGCCGCGCGCGGCGAGGAGATCCCCTGCGTGCTGACGATGATGGCCGACGAGTTCGGCGGCCCGATCCCCGTGGGCCCGTTCGCGATCATCGGCGACGACTCGATCGGCCGCGGCATCGTCGAGACGCTGCGCGGCTCGCGCAGCAAGGCGGTGCTCATGAAGAACCACGGCCCGTTCACGATCGGCAAGGACGCGAAGTCCGCCGTGAAGGCGGCCGTGCTGTGCGAGGAGGTCGCCCGCGCCGTCCACATCTCGCGCCAGCTCGGCGAGCCCGTGCCGATCGAGCAGCAGTACGTCGACTCCCTCTACGACCGCTACCAGAACGTCTACGGACAGCGCTGAGCGCGCGCCCCGTCCACGGAAGGATCCGCCACCCATGAGCAAGCCCTACGCCGGCCGCGAGGTCTGGTTCTTCACCGGCAGCCAGGACCTCTACGGCGAGGAGACCCTGCGTCAGGTCGCCGAGCAGTCCCAGGAGGTCGCCCGCGCGCTCGACGCGTCGTCCGACGTCCCGGTCAACGTCGTGTGGAAGCCGGTCCTCAAGGACTCGGACGCGATCCGCCGCGCGATGCTCGACGCCAACTCGAACGACGACGTCCTCGGCGTCATCACGTGGATGCACACGTTCAGCCCGGCCAAGATGTGGATCGCCGGGATGGACGCGCTCCGCAAGCCGCTGCTGCACCTCCACACCCAGGCGAACGTCGAGCTGCCGTGGGCGGACATCGACTTCGACTTCATGAACCTCAACCAGGCCGCGCACGGCGACCGCGAGTACGGCTACGTGCTGTCGCGCCTCGGCGTCGCCCGCACGACCGTGGTCGGGCACGTGTCCAACCCGGCCGTCACGCGCCGCGTCGGCACGTGGGTCCGCGGTGCGGCCGGCTGGGCCGCGACGCACGAGCTGAAGCTCGCGCGCTTCGGCGACAACATGCGCAACGTCGCGGTCACCGAGGGCGACAAGACCGAGGCCGAGCTGCGGTTCGGCGTCTCCGTCAACACGTGGGGCGTCAACGAGCTCGTCGCGGCCGTCGAGGCCGTGGCCGACTCCGAGGTCGACACGCTCGTCGCGGAGTACGAGGACCTGTACGACGTCGCCGCGGAGCTCCGCGCGGGCGGCGAGCGTCACGACTCGCTCCGGTACGCGGCGCGCCAGGAGCTCGCGCTCGAGGCGTTCCTCGGCGAGCTGGGTGCCAAGGCGTTCACCACCAACTTCGAGGACCTCGGCGCGCTGCGCCAGCTGCCCGGCATCGCCGTGCAGCGCCTCATGGGCAAGGGCTACGGCTTCGGCGCCGAGGGCGACTGGAAGACGGCCGTGCTCGTGCGGGCCGCGAAGGTCATGGGCGAGGGCCTGCCCGGCGGCGCGTCGCTCATGGAGGACTACACCTACGACCTCACGCCGGGCGCCGAGCTCATCCTCGGGGCGCACATGCTCGAGATCTGCCCGACCCTCACGACGTCGAAGCCGCGCGTGGAGATCCACCCGCTCGGCATCGGCGGCAAGGAGGACCCGGTCCGCATGGTGTTCGACGCCGACGCGACCGAGGGCGCCGTCGTCGTCTCGCTCGCCGACATGCGCGACCGCTTCCGCCTCACGGCCAACGTCGTCGACGTCGTCACGCCGCCGCACGACCTGCCGAACCTGCCCGTCGCCCGGGCGGTGTGGCGGCCGCGGCCCGACTTCACGACGTCGGCCGAGGCGTGGCTGACCGCCGGGGGAGCGCACCACACCGTGCTGTCGACCGCGGTGGGCGTCGAGGCGTTCGAGGTGTTCGCCCAGATCGCGCGCACGGAGCTGCTCGTCATCGACGAGTCGACCACGCGCCGCGGCTTCGCCGACCAGGTGCGCTGGAACCAGGTCTACTACCGCCTGGCCCAGGGCCTCTGACCCGCGCCCCGGCTTCGCGAGTTGTCAGGCCCACGCCGGGGAATACCCCGGCGTGGGCCTGACAAGCTGCGTCGTCCCTTACGGTTCGACGACGGTGAGCGTCAGCGTGGTCTGCGTCGTGCCGGCCTCGCTCACGTAGTCCGGAAGCACCAGGTCGCCCGTGACCTCGTAGACGCCCGGCGTGTCGACCACCGACGGGTCGAACCGCCAGTCCACACGGATCGCCTGGTTGTCGCGGGAGCCGTCGTTGTAGGACACGAGCACCCGCTCGGGCAGGTACGGCAGCTGCCCGACCGTAACCGTCTCCTCGAACCGCTCGACGCCCTGGATCGAGATGCCGTCCTCGGCCGTCTCAGGACGGACGTAGATCTGCGCCTCGGCGACGATCCCGTTCGCCTCGTTGGTGCCGTACACCACGAACGGCTCCACGTTCGTCTCGGCCACCATCGCGGGTGTGATCTCCTGCCACTCGATCGGCACCGTGCCGCGCGCGCCGCTCTCGTGGACGGCGGCGATCTCGGCCGGCAGCTGTGGCACCACGCCCACCGTCGTGCGCACGATCACCGGGCTCGCGACCGACGCGACCGGGTCCCCGTTGGCACGCCAGCGGAGCACGCCCGTCCCGGCCCCGGAGCCCTGCACGCCCCAGACCCGGATCCGCAGGTGGTTCGCCTCGACCGCCTCGAAGTCGAGGTGGTTGTACCGGTCGCGTGTCAGCGCGCCGGCGTACGTGGAGCCCTCGGTCAGGACGACCGGCGTCCAGGTGCTGCCGTCGGTCGAGTGCTCGACGACCCAGGTGTCGGCACGCGGCATGCGGGTCCCTCCGAGGTCGTCGTACCAGTACACGTCGGTCGACGAGAGCCGGACCGGCGAGTCCCAGCTGTACCGGATCCAGGCCTGGCGGCTCTCGCTGGTGCCGTTGGCCGCCTGGCCCCACGTGCCCCAGCCGTTCCCCGCGCCGGGACTCGAGCTCGCCGGCGTGTCCGCGTCGTTCACCCTCTGCGGGTTCTCCCACGAGGCGGACCCGCTCGTCGTGATCGTCGCCTGCGCACCGAGCTCCGCGGCACTCTCCTTCTCGGTGAGCGTCACGGTGACGTCGCGCGTGGTGGTGAGCTCACCGTCGGAGGCGCTGAACCGGAACACGTAGTCACCCGGTGCCGTCCCGGTGACCCTCGTCCTCAGGGCGTCCGCATCGGCCAGGACCGCCACGGCTCCCTCCGGGGCCGAGACCGTCTCCCAGCGGTAGGTGAGAGCGCCGGCCTCGGGCAGTCCGTCGTCCGCCGCGGTGGCGACGAGAGTCGTCGACACGTTGCCGTCGCTGCTGCGATCGGCCGTCGCGGTGACGAGCGGCGGTTCGTTGACCACCTTGGGCACCGTGCGGCCGGAGTCGAAGACCTGGATCTCCGAGATCGCGGTCGCGTGTCCAGGGGCGTTGGTGAAGGCGACGCGGACGCGGTCGGTCTTCACCTGCTTGAAGAGCGCGTCGTTGAGCTTGGGGCCCGCGATCTTCGGCGTGCGCACCTGCCCGGGAACCGGCGTCCACCCGCCCGTGCCGTCGGGGACCTGGACGGTGTACCGCAGCGGCTCTCGGTAGCCGCCGTCCTGCCGGTCGCTGACGAACCACACCCGGACGTTGTCGACCGCGACGGTCCGACCCAGGTCGAGCTCCACGTAACCGGAGCTCTCGCCCGTGCCGTGGTTGCCCCAGTACGGCTCGTTCACCGTGACGCCGTCGGTGACCGCGTCGAGCGACACGGGCCGCTCGGTCGTCGCGACGGCGCCCGGTGTGTGGTTCATCGAGCTGCTCGACCAACCGGGGGTGTGGAACTCTCGCCACGGCGTCGGCCGTGGCCCCTCCTGCGTCGCGGACGAGCTGAGCTGGGCCCCGACGGCGAGGTTGGGCGAGTCCTCGGTCAGGTCGATCCCGGCCGTCTTGAGGTAGTCGACGACGCGGGCGTCCTCGATGGGGGTCTCGACCGCGGCCGGGACCGCCACGGCCTTCCTGGCCTCCACCGTGACGTCGAGGCCTTCCTCGGCCTCCACGACGCGACGGGCCCCAGCGTCGTAGACGAACCGCCCGAGCCGGTCGGCCGAGGCGACGCGGCTGCCGTCGACGAAGAGCGAGTAACCCGCGCCGAGCCCGTAGTGCGAACCGTCAGGATCCCAGACGATCGTGACGTCCTTGCCGTGGTAGCGCAGGTTGTTGACCATGAAGTGCTCGTAGCCCAGGTCGATGGGCCAGAGCTCGAGGAGGTCGTCGGAGCGTGGCTGAAGACCGCCCATGTCCTCCACGAAGATGTAGTTCATGTTCCCGAGCATCACGTGGTTCGGGTTGTTGCGACGGTACGTCTGGTTGCTCGGGTTCCAGGCGGAGTAGTACTCCGCCTGGTTGGCCACGCGGGCGTCGCCACCCGGGTAGATGCTCCACGCCATCCAGTCCAGGAGCTTGGACGCGTACTCCGGCGTGACGTAGCGGTTCTGCGGGTCGTAGTGACGCAGCGCGGAGCGCACGCCGCGGTACTGGACCGTGAAGTTGATGTTCGA contains:
- the mmsB gene encoding multiple monosaccharide ABC transporter permease, with the translated sequence MNVIAGVRDFATRHLRESGIFVAFVAIVVLFAALNPNFLSPNNLTNIVLQYSYILILAIGMVMIIVAGQIDLSVGSVVALTGAVSAVVVIREGMPWYVGVLAALVVGLLVGVWQGFWVAFVGIPGFIVTLAGMLLFRGLTYRVLDNVSLSPFGGTYYNIANGFQNGLLGGYGVDVFTLVIFAIGVAGYAWSQWRTRRGRIAYQQPVESMPLFVLKIAVVAAVVMWFGYQLAQSRGLPNVLILLAILVIVYGLVTQKSVFGRHVYAVGGNRHAAELSGVKVRRVNFWIFVNMGFLASVAGIVFSSRMNGAQPGAGNMFELDAIAACFIGGASTTGGVGRVGGAMIGGLIMAVMSNGMQLMGVPQSIQQVVKGLVLLLAVAFDIYNKRRAAALR
- a CDS encoding ROK family transcriptional regulator — protein: MRGRLPVSGSQSSLREANRARVVDAVKRHGGLTQVELTGATGLSAATVSTIVKELVTAGMVEVRPAVRSGRRAQLVTLSHRVGLVAGVVVGYRHMRVAIADVTHEVVAEQTLPLPADHRCDTSLDRAALLVVDLLERVGVDLDELLAIGLGIPASVDVSTGLITVRGVLRGWDGVPIAQVLEKRLARPVFVDNDANLGALAESTVGAAREYHHALYVRASHGVGAGVIIGGRLHRGPGGTAGEIGHVQVEPAGRICVCGSRGCLDTVVGIPALLEPLRTSHGNLTLRDVVTLANDDDPGCREIVADAGATVGAVVANLATVMGPECVVVGGELAETGETFLGPVREAIRRRTLLNQLTPLDVVPAELGARAELMGAIVLALQSTDVFENADDGTQKGSL
- a CDS encoding ATP-binding cassette domain-containing protein; its protein translation is MTPGRTPLLALRQISKYFGAVEALVGVDLEVHAHEVVALVGDNGAGKSTLAKIVAGVLQPDSGMIEIDGTPVTLSSASAANRMGVASVFQDLALCENLDVTANVFLGQEVRNRVGMLAEGEMETETRSLLRHLTVRIPSVRTPLRNLSGGQRQAVAIARTLIGDPRIVVLDEPTAALSVAQTAEVLTHIERLREMGLGVILISHNLTDVRAVSDRIEVLRHGRNNGAFSADASQEEILGAITGARSPSL
- the purU gene encoding formyltetrahydrofolate deformylase, with translation MGSVTTTEPAVPDDRDAPAQPATEWVLALSCPDRPGIVHAVAGMLAAHDGNITESQQFGDPASGLFFMRVQVATTAGRAELEAALGPVAAEFGMTWSLDVVGRPMRTLILVSRAAHCLVDLLYRERYQDMPIDVVGVAGNHRDLQDLAAFYGKPFHHIPVTPDTKAVAESRLRDLVDELDVELVVLARYMQILSDDLCRDLAGRVINIHHSFLPSFKGARPYAQAHDRGVKLIGATSHYVTGDLDEGPIIEQDVERVDHSHAVADLVALGEDVERRTLARAVRWHAEHRVLLDGHRTVVFR
- a CDS encoding GNAT family N-acetyltransferase, which gives rise to MSDATADAGATRIALVEDEHAGELLTLRRAAFVSEAQLYDDPHIPPLTQTLHELREDMAREDVVTVGAWEGHRLVGSIRVELEGSKATLGRLAVAPDQQGKGIGTSLLFAVLPYLPEEVTEIWVFTGKDSKQNLAMYTKHGYEEQFDQAAGELTYTYLRRVLGELDRRRGEAGAADADVTAGDASARSAG
- a CDS encoding LacI family DNA-binding transcriptional regulator; this translates as MSGPAAPGRAAARVRRPSMADVAAVAGVSHQTVSRVLNAHPSVRGETRERVLQAIESLGYRRNSAARALATARSATLGVVTTGSALFGPTSTLVAVEGAARDEGYFVSVATLRTYDAAAMHEALEHFMAQGVEGIVVIAPQDDVAAAVESFRAPVPVVVVAALEDAESAPGGPATLSLAVDQRSGARLATDHLLDLGHHDVVHVAGPQDWFDARERAAGWREALEARGVTPTRPRVCSWSADDGYAAGRDLAEAVGAGEGPTAVLAGNDQLALGILRALWERGLDVPGDVSVVGFDDVAGAAYFVPPLTTVRQPFARLGARAVAMVLAALAGGDVPPERIAPELVVRSSTGAPCSG
- a CDS encoding xylulokinase; translated protein: MVQQDAAADLRAAITEGRTALGIELGSTRIKACLIGPDHAPVATGSHDWENQLVDGRWTYSLDAVWAGLQEAYADLVADVEQRYGVRPTTFGAMGVSAMMHGYLAFDAADELLVPFRTWRNTSTGPAAAELTELFGYNIPLRWSVAHLYQAILDDEPHVPDVAHLTTLAGYVHWRLTGRKVLGVGDASGVFPVDPATKQYDARMLAKLDELVAARRPGLAVAELLPEVLVAGQEAGRLTPEGATLLDPSGTLQAGVPLCPPEGDAGTGMVATNSVAPRTGNISAGTSIFAMVVLERPLARVHHELDLVTTPAGDLVAMVHCNNGASELGAWAEMFGEFARALGGPATADDVFGALFRAALEGETDGGGLLAYNYLAGEPITGLDAGRPLVVRTPGSRLTLANFMRTQIYGAFGTLALGMRVLAEEGVAIDALFAHGGIFKTAGVAQRLLAAAVGAPVAVGETASEGGAWGIAVLAAYMRAATADGDPGLGTYLDERVFSGAALDVVEPDADDVAGFAAYLERYEAGLAVERAAVEAIPTGTNGADA
- a CDS encoding L-ribulose-5-phosphate 4-epimerase produces the protein MSTPRPTEVPAHLREAVDAAKERVAALHAELPRWELVVWTAGNVSERVRDDQGHDLLVIKPSGVSYDDITPDAMVVCDLDGNLVEGERAPSSDTAAHAYVYAHMPEVGGVVHTHSTYATAWAARGEEIPCVLTMMADEFGGPIPVGPFAIIGDDSIGRGIVETLRGSRSKAVLMKNHGPFTIGKDAKSAVKAAVLCEEVARAVHISRQLGEPVPIEQQYVDSLYDRYQNVYGQR